Proteins encoded together in one Bacteroides ovatus window:
- a CDS encoding hemolysin family protein: MNIYISLIITMVFSAFFSGVEIAFVSVDKLRFEMERKGGITSRILSIFFKNPNEFISTMLVGNNIALVIYGILMAQIIGDNLLAGFIDNHFLMVLAQTVISTLIILVTGEFLPKTIFKINPNLVLNVFAIPLIICYVILYPISKLASGLSCLFLRVFGMKINKDASDRAFGKVDLDYFVQSSIDNAENEEELDTEVKIFQNALDFSNIKIRDCIVPRTEVVAVDLTTSLDELKSRFIESGISKIIVYDGNIDNVVGYIHSSEMFRAPKNWHENVKQVPIVPETMSANKLMKLFMQQKKTIAVVVDEFGGTSGIVSLEDLVEEIFGDIEDEHDNTSYISKQIDEREYVLSARLEIEKVNETFGLDLPESDDYLTVGGLILNQYQSFPKLHEVVRVGRYQFKIIKVTATKIELVRLKVLE; the protein is encoded by the coding sequence ATGAATATTTATATCTCTCTAATTATCACCATGGTCTTCTCCGCTTTCTTTTCAGGAGTGGAGATTGCCTTTGTGTCGGTAGACAAACTGCGTTTTGAGATGGAACGCAAGGGGGGAATTACGTCCCGCATCCTTTCTATCTTCTTCAAGAACCCGAATGAATTTATCTCTACCATGCTGGTGGGGAATAATATCGCACTAGTCATCTATGGTATTCTGATGGCACAGATTATTGGCGATAATCTGCTGGCGGGATTCATTGATAATCATTTTCTGATGGTGTTGGCGCAGACCGTTATTTCTACCCTTATTATTCTGGTGACCGGAGAGTTTCTGCCGAAAACAATCTTCAAAATCAATCCCAATCTGGTCTTGAATGTTTTTGCCATTCCACTGATTATTTGTTACGTCATTCTATATCCTATTTCTAAACTGGCTTCCGGTTTGTCTTGTTTATTCCTTCGTGTCTTTGGAATGAAGATTAACAAGGATGCATCCGACAGAGCGTTTGGAAAAGTCGACTTGGACTACTTCGTGCAAAGCAGTATTGATAATGCCGAGAATGAGGAGGAACTGGATACGGAAGTGAAAATCTTTCAGAATGCTTTGGATTTCTCGAACATAAAAATCCGCGACTGTATCGTTCCGCGTACCGAAGTGGTGGCTGTTGATCTGACAACTTCGCTGGACGAGTTGAAAAGCCGCTTCATCGAATCAGGAATTTCCAAGATCATTGTGTACGATGGAAATATCGACAATGTGGTGGGTTATATTCATTCGTCGGAAATGTTTCGTGCTCCGAAAAACTGGCATGAGAATGTGAAGCAAGTGCCGATTGTGCCCGAAACCATGTCCGCCAATAAACTGATGAAGCTCTTTATGCAGCAAAAGAAAACGATTGCCGTAGTGGTGGATGAGTTTGGCGGTACGTCCGGTATTGTATCTCTGGAAGATCTGGTAGAAGAAATATTTGGAGATATAGAAGATGAGCACGATAATACTTCCTATATTAGCAAGCAGATTGATGAACGCGAGTATGTGTTGTCCGCCCGCTTGGAGATAGAAAAAGTCAATGAGACGTTCGGACTCGATTTGCCCGAATCGGACGATTATCTGACGGTAGGAGGACTGATTCTGAACCAATATCAGAGTTTTCCGAAGCTGCATGAAGTGGTGCGGGTGGGACGTTATCAATTCAAGATAATTAAGGTCACAGCGACAAAAATAGAACTCGTGCGATTAAAAGTCTTGGAATAA
- a CDS encoding OmpP1/FadL family transporter, producing the protein MVGFKHTLCALLLTMVTGMAIAQNNTNSPYTRYGYGDLSDQSFGNSKAMGGIAFGLRDGAQINPLNPASYTAIDSLTFLFEGGVSLQNMNISGSGVKLNAKNSSFDYLAMQFRLHPRIAMSIGLLPFSNVGYSVSDSKVDNGVSQTRSFTGDGGLHQLYGGIGVKVLKNLSLGVNASYFWGDITRTRTIIYPATSESYSYIQQMGVSISDYKLDFGTQYTLDFNKKHSMTIGAVFSPKHKLNNDYTVTTQVSTTNSNNLDATLELPNTFGVGFTYNYDKRLTVGADYSLQQWSKTKFGVNTSDDAVREDFNETYTYCNRHKVSVGAEYIPNLMGRSYLSHIKYRLGAYYTTPYYKIGGKEATREYGVTAGFGLPVPRSRSILSISGQFVRISGQESAFVNENIFRVSIGLTFNERWFFKRRVE; encoded by the coding sequence ATGGTAGGATTTAAACACACACTTTGTGCGCTTTTGCTCACGATGGTTACCGGAATGGCAATCGCTCAAAATAATACAAACTCTCCTTATACACGATATGGCTATGGCGACTTGTCCGATCAGAGTTTCGGTAACAGCAAGGCGATGGGGGGAATTGCTTTTGGACTTCGGGATGGAGCACAGATCAATCCACTGAATCCTGCTTCGTATACAGCCATTGACTCATTGACATTCCTCTTTGAAGGAGGTGTCAGTCTGCAAAATATGAATATTAGCGGTAGCGGTGTGAAACTGAACGCTAAAAACTCCAGTTTTGACTATCTGGCTATGCAATTCCGTTTGCATCCGAGGATAGCGATGAGTATCGGATTATTGCCGTTCTCCAATGTGGGATATTCAGTGTCGGATAGCAAAGTTGATAATGGAGTCAGTCAAACCCGGAGTTTTACAGGAGATGGGGGATTGCATCAACTTTATGGTGGTATTGGTGTGAAAGTACTTAAGAATCTTTCTCTGGGTGTGAATGCTTCTTATTTTTGGGGAGATATAACACGGACGCGGACTATCATTTATCCCGCGACATCGGAGTCTTACTCTTATATACAGCAGATGGGGGTATCTATTTCAGACTATAAACTGGATTTTGGTACACAATATACATTGGATTTTAATAAGAAGCATTCAATGACAATCGGGGCTGTTTTTTCTCCGAAACATAAACTGAATAATGATTATACAGTAACGACACAGGTTAGTACGACTAATAGCAATAACTTGGATGCTACGTTGGAACTTCCTAATACTTTTGGCGTCGGATTTACATATAACTATGACAAACGCCTGACAGTCGGAGCGGATTATAGTCTGCAGCAGTGGTCAAAAACCAAGTTTGGCGTAAATACATCGGATGATGCTGTACGTGAGGATTTTAATGAAACATACACGTATTGCAACCGTCATAAAGTATCAGTGGGTGCGGAATACATTCCTAATTTGATGGGACGTTCCTATTTATCCCATATTAAATACCGTCTGGGAGCTTATTATACGACTCCGTATTATAAGATCGGCGGCAAAGAGGCTACCCGTGAATATGGCGTAACTGCCGGTTTCGGTCTGCCTGTGCCTCGTTCCCGTTCCATTCTTAGCATCAGCGGACAATTTGTCCGTATCAGTGGACAGGAATCGGCTTTTGTAAATGAAAACATCTTCCGCGTGAGCATCGGATTGACGTTCAACGAACGTTGGTTCTTCAAACGCAGAGTGGAGTAA
- the lptC gene encoding LPS export ABC transporter periplasmic protein LptC yields MSITITSGVIVMLLLLSSCGGKKKAMGEAITERDSLPMMTTLGVTTLISDSGVTRYRVNTEEWSVYDRKKPSYWAFEKGVYLEQFDSIFHIEASIKADTAYYYDKERLWKLIGNVDIQNRKGERFNTELLYWNEATQKVYSDKFIRIQQPDRIITGHGFDSNQQMTIYTIHNIEGIFYVDEEAGGPPQPETKALPDSVRKDSVK; encoded by the coding sequence ATGAGCATAACAATTACCTCCGGGGTGATTGTTATGCTTCTTTTATTATCTTCCTGTGGCGGAAAGAAGAAAGCTATGGGTGAGGCTATCACGGAACGTGATTCCCTTCCGATGATGACAACATTGGGAGTCACCACCCTTATCTCCGATTCCGGAGTGACACGCTACAGAGTGAATACGGAAGAATGGTCGGTGTACGACCGTAAGAAACCATCCTATTGGGCCTTTGAGAAGGGCGTATATCTGGAACAGTTCGACTCTATCTTTCATATAGAAGCCAGTATCAAAGCGGATACTGCCTACTATTATGACAAAGAAAGGCTTTGGAAGCTGATAGGGAACGTAGATATACAGAACCGGAAAGGAGAGCGTTTTAATACGGAACTGCTGTACTGGAACGAAGCTACCCAAAAGGTATATTCCGACAAGTTTATACGTATTCAACAACCGGACAGAATTATTACAGGGCATGGATTCGACTCGAACCAGCAAATGACCATATATACCATCCATAATATCGAAGGTATTTTCTATGTGGATGAGGAAGCAGGTGGTCCGCCCCAACCGGAAACAAAAGCGCTGCCGGATTCAGTGCGAAAAGATTCTGTGAAATAA
- a CDS encoding DUF4062 domain-containing protein, protein MTKQLAQYSVPAENSRVIRVFLSSTFRDMEMERSALVKLFKGLQVKAASRGATISLVDLRWGITEEDAKSGKVVEICLKEIVNSRPFFIGMVGDRYGWCPSYEDLSQTLNDSLEYRWIEDDLNHHLSVTEIEMQFGVLRNPNPLHAYFYIKQSADDELSCPEEESLKLKRLKESILQQDRYPVQEYDSPDQLCNLVEAAFTELLEREFPDVLTVEDNQALQEQLTRNELLFNYHPIPEADHAFADFLAADEQRCLVVTGGCGLGKSALLAHWSDLVNNDMPMIPIYHRLDSTTLSSYPETLARMLASKCQNALKHQSLGEENLFAAEVSKELDSTQSTAKSIMDTVKNSVLMGDAGLNTFSGNTLRNLKEIEEDLNSIQKFSQLWSVLGASRYPIILLIDDISYLNPTEASLFSLFASIPPNVKVVLSFSASSTAYLPFVQNGYAHFQLNGFSQADAKSFSKQYLSTYSKALSAQQEDILASWVLAKQPRCLSVLLNELVSFGQYDALNEYMSGYCRLNEVGQFYDSVLRRLSADYGFEEIGRTLLMLSLTLEGFTEDEVKSMADINQILWSQLRVEMSSWLTNKGGRYCIGDTQMVEAIERYFAQDDECIDDSRHEIISALLDEEEILSHPLTFADYNYRMKQFCYHDSYRYKVEITYQCYKMQEWDILKDWICDVEIFEILYRTNRSLLEDSWKAIMNDNPEVTPEVYAELDFDEIDSFLIPVIANDMATFLSSSFHLTKAAAAVSEKSMEGAAMPLIAKSVLKMNEGCRYARNEEYETACDCFLKALVMQENIVPTPELEIANTCRNLALAYYYNEQYNEAVTYLNRALDYHAASADEKSQAEVIELSEYLAYCDYYKDEEESAAEKFRKVAEMHESLNGRLSGGVAKCLRMQGKCLYYIKRYDEAWMLMNQALDIAIQIDSKKQIVACHKQLYYLCREFKRMMNERGDEQASTLFFRESLLHEMYFSEKPRLAELTVRYEALRCDIMQQYYMNKDYDNVIRIATSLDFHDDTDLNASCLVYYYKAQAYVKLENYPMAKEAFFREFELRKKYLGWEDEDTILACQNLGVLHSFCNEREEALACFREAYGHEVKKNGEDSEMAQKLLQYISVVES, encoded by the coding sequence ATGACTAAACAACTAGCCCAGTATTCAGTTCCCGCTGAAAATTCACGTGTTATCCGTGTATTCCTTTCGTCAACGTTCAGAGACATGGAGATGGAACGTTCTGCATTAGTCAAACTCTTTAAGGGTTTGCAAGTGAAGGCTGCCAGCCGTGGTGCCACCATTTCATTGGTTGATTTGCGTTGGGGAATCACAGAAGAAGATGCGAAAAGCGGCAAGGTTGTTGAAATATGCCTGAAAGAGATCGTTAACTCCCGGCCTTTCTTCATAGGTATGGTAGGCGACCGCTATGGATGGTGTCCCAGTTATGAAGATTTATCTCAAACTCTCAATGACAGCTTGGAATATCGTTGGATAGAAGATGACTTGAATCACCATTTGAGTGTGACGGAAATTGAAATGCAGTTTGGTGTACTGCGCAATCCCAATCCGTTACATGCCTATTTTTATATAAAACAGTCGGCAGATGATGAACTGTCTTGCCCTGAAGAGGAGTCTCTTAAATTGAAACGTCTGAAAGAGAGTATTTTGCAACAGGATCGTTATCCTGTGCAAGAGTATGATTCGCCCGATCAGTTGTGTAACCTTGTGGAAGCTGCTTTCACGGAATTGCTTGAACGGGAGTTTCCTGACGTACTGACCGTTGAAGATAATCAAGCATTGCAAGAACAACTGACGCGCAATGAACTCTTATTCAATTATCACCCAATACCTGAAGCAGATCACGCGTTTGCTGATTTTTTGGCGGCGGATGAACAGCGGTGTCTGGTGGTAACGGGCGGTTGCGGTCTTGGCAAGAGTGCTTTGTTGGCTCATTGGAGCGATTTGGTGAACAATGATATGCCGATGATTCCTATCTATCATCGCTTGGATAGTACTACATTGTCTTCTTATCCGGAAACGTTGGCGAGAATGTTAGCTTCCAAATGCCAGAACGCACTCAAGCATCAATCTTTGGGTGAAGAAAATTTGTTCGCGGCGGAAGTCTCAAAAGAACTGGACTCGACCCAAAGCACTGCCAAATCCATCATGGACACCGTGAAAAACTCGGTTTTGATGGGAGATGCTGGCTTGAACACTTTTTCAGGAAACACACTTCGAAACCTCAAGGAGATTGAAGAAGATTTGAATTCTATCCAAAAGTTCAGTCAGTTGTGGAGTGTGTTGGGTGCATCAAGATACCCTATCATTCTGTTGATTGATGACATCAGTTATCTGAATCCGACTGAAGCATCCCTGTTTTCTTTATTTGCATCTATTCCCCCGAACGTGAAAGTCGTGTTGAGCTTTTCTGCGTCATCCACTGCCTACCTGCCCTTTGTTCAGAATGGCTACGCCCATTTCCAGTTGAATGGTTTTTCACAGGCGGATGCCAAGTCGTTCTCAAAGCAGTATTTGTCTACTTACTCCAAGGCTTTGTCCGCACAACAGGAAGATATTCTTGCTTCGTGGGTGCTGGCTAAACAACCGCGCTGTTTAAGTGTATTGCTCAACGAGCTGGTTTCGTTCGGTCAGTACGATGCTCTCAATGAATATATGAGTGGATATTGCCGGCTCAATGAGGTTGGGCAATTCTATGACAGTGTGTTACGGCGTTTGTCGGCTGATTATGGTTTCGAAGAGATTGGAAGAACGCTTCTGATGCTTTCACTTACTTTAGAAGGATTTACCGAAGATGAAGTGAAGAGCATGGCAGACATTAATCAGATACTTTGGTCGCAGTTGAGAGTGGAAATGAGCAGCTGGCTTACCAACAAAGGAGGACGATATTGCATTGGTGACACACAAATGGTAGAGGCAATCGAACGCTATTTCGCTCAAGATGACGAATGTATAGATGATAGTCGCCATGAAATTATTTCCGCTTTGCTGGATGAGGAAGAGATTCTTTCCCATCCGTTGACTTTTGCCGATTATAACTATCGCATGAAACAGTTCTGCTACCATGATTCGTATCGCTATAAAGTGGAGATTACCTATCAATGCTATAAGATGCAAGAATGGGATATATTGAAGGATTGGATTTGTGATGTGGAGATTTTCGAGATTCTGTATCGCACGAATCGTTCTCTGTTGGAAGATAGCTGGAAGGCGATCATGAACGACAATCCTGAAGTTACGCCTGAAGTCTATGCCGAATTGGACTTTGATGAGATCGATTCTTTTTTAATTCCTGTCATTGCTAATGATATGGCTACTTTCTTGAGCAGTTCTTTCCATCTGACGAAGGCGGCAGCTGCTGTGAGTGAGAAGAGTATGGAAGGTGCTGCCATGCCACTCATTGCCAAGTCGGTATTGAAGATGAATGAGGGATGCCGGTATGCCCGTAATGAAGAATACGAAACGGCATGCGACTGTTTCCTGAAAGCATTGGTGATGCAGGAAAACATTGTACCGACTCCGGAACTGGAGATTGCCAACACCTGCCGAAATCTAGCTCTGGCATATTACTACAATGAGCAATACAATGAAGCAGTGACCTATTTGAATAGGGCGCTTGATTATCATGCGGCTTCTGCTGACGAGAAGAGTCAGGCAGAAGTCATTGAACTTTCCGAATATCTGGCTTATTGTGATTACTATAAGGATGAGGAAGAGAGTGCTGCCGAGAAATTCCGGAAAGTAGCTGAAATGCACGAGTCGTTGAATGGCAGACTGTCTGGTGGAGTGGCTAAATGTTTGCGTATGCAGGGTAAATGTCTTTATTATATCAAACGATACGATGAAGCATGGATGCTGATGAATCAGGCGTTGGACATTGCTATACAGATAGACAGCAAAAAACAGATCGTCGCTTGTCATAAACAGTTGTATTATCTATGCAGGGAATTCAAGCGGATGATGAATGAACGTGGCGATGAGCAGGCGTCTACTTTATTCTTCCGTGAGTCTCTTCTGCATGAAATGTATTTCAGCGAAAAACCGCGTCTGGCGGAACTGACTGTCCGCTACGAGGCATTGAGATGTGATATTATGCAGCAGTATTACATGAATAAAGACTATGATAACGTGATTCGTATTGCAACGTCTTTGGATTTTCACGATGATACTGACCTTAATGCTTCCTGTCTGGTATATTATTACAAAGCACAGGCTTATGTGAAGTTGGAGAATTATCCAATGGCGAAAGAGGCTTTCTTCAGAGAGTTTGAACTGCGAAAGAAATATCTGGGATGGGAGGATGAAGATACGATTCTGGCTTGTCAGAACCTAGGGGTTTTGCACAGCTTTTGTAATGAACGGGAAGAGGCGCTGGCTTGTTTCCGTGAGGCGTACGGTCATGAAGTGAAAAAGAATGGCGAGGATTCTGAAATGGCGCAAAAGCTACTTCAATATATCAGCGTGGTTGAATCATAA
- a CDS encoding DUF4105 domain-containing protein encodes MKRFFSYIILSFFLLLLPTGQASANNNDSIRLSLLTCAPGEEIYSLFGHTAIRYENPSQGIDIVFNYGLFSFNTPNFIFRFSLGETDYQLGATDYERFAAEYAFFGRSVWQQTLNLTDEEKTELIRLLQENYRPENRVYRYNFFYDNCATRPRDKIEESIAGKVIYPAEPQDGSLTFRDIVHQYCKGHPWARFGIDLCIGSEADQPITQRQMMFAPFYLMDAFDGAQIKSDSIQRPLITANELVVDATPEPDESGWMPTPLQCTLLLFILTTAATIYGIRRRTGLWGIDLFLFGIAGIVGCVLAFLALFSQHPAVSSNFLLLVFHPGQLLFLPYIIYCVRKGKKCWYLTLNLAVLTLFIVLFPVIPQRFDFAVVPLALVLLIRSASNLIVTSKKK; translated from the coding sequence ATGAAACGGTTTTTCTCATACATCATCCTCTCCTTCTTCCTGTTGCTTCTGCCCACCGGACAAGCATCTGCCAACAACAACGACTCCATCCGTTTGAGCCTGTTGACTTGTGCCCCCGGAGAGGAAATATATTCCCTATTCGGACACACTGCCATCCGTTACGAAAATCCTTCACAAGGGATTGACATTGTATTCAACTACGGACTGTTCAGTTTCAACACTCCCAACTTCATCTTCCGCTTCTCGCTCGGAGAAACAGACTACCAACTGGGAGCAACGGATTATGAACGTTTTGCAGCTGAATACGCATTTTTCGGACGCAGCGTATGGCAGCAAACGCTGAATCTGACCGATGAAGAAAAGACAGAACTAATCCGGTTATTACAAGAAAATTATCGTCCGGAAAACCGGGTATACCGTTACAATTTCTTTTACGACAATTGTGCTACCCGCCCCCGGGACAAGATAGAAGAAAGCATTGCAGGAAAAGTGATTTATCCCGCAGAACCACAGGATGGCTCCCTCACTTTCCGCGACATTGTACATCAGTATTGCAAAGGACATCCATGGGCACGTTTCGGCATTGATCTCTGTATCGGAAGTGAAGCCGACCAGCCCATCACACAACGTCAGATGATGTTTGCCCCTTTCTACCTGATGGATGCTTTCGACGGTGCACAAATTAAAAGCGATTCTATCCAGCGTCCACTCATAACGGCCAACGAGCTGGTAGTCGATGCCACTCCCGAACCGGATGAAAGCGGCTGGATGCCTACTCCGCTTCAATGCACCTTACTCTTATTTATATTGACAACCGCCGCCACCATCTATGGAATCCGCCGGAGAACCGGATTATGGGGAATCGACCTCTTCCTTTTTGGGATAGCAGGTATTGTGGGATGTGTCCTTGCATTTCTCGCGCTCTTCTCCCAACACCCGGCAGTCAGCTCCAATTTCCTATTATTGGTATTCCATCCGGGACAACTTCTTTTCTTGCCATACATTATATATTGTGTCCGAAAAGGGAAGAAATGTTGGTATTTAACCCTGAATCTGGCAGTTTTAACACTTTTTATAGTGCTTTTTCCTGTAATTCCGCAAAGATTTGACTTTGCTGTTGTACCTTTGGCACTCGTTTTGCTGATACGTTCAGCGAGCAATCTGATTGTGACATCTAAAAAGAAATAA
- a CDS encoding type III pantothenate kinase — MLQFLFFCLTFALAKDENALNLIIDIGNTMAKVALFNGGEMVEVLTESNQSLDCLKALCSKYPVEQGIVATVIDLSERILADLAALPFPLLWLNHQTPLPVVNLYETPETLGYDRMAAAVGANEQFPHRDVLVIDAGTCITYEFIDSKGQYHGGNISPGMQMRFKALHQFTGRLPLVDTNGRKLPMGRDTETAIRAGVMKGMEYEISGYIESMKHKYPELLVFLTGGDEFSFDSSVKSIIFADRFLVLKGLNRILNYNNGRI, encoded by the coding sequence ATGCTTCAATTTCTCTTTTTTTGCCTTACCTTTGCGCTCGCTAAAGATGAAAATGCATTGAATTTAATTATCGACATAGGAAATACGATGGCAAAGGTGGCTCTCTTCAATGGCGGAGAGATGGTGGAGGTATTAACCGAATCCAATCAGTCGCTGGATTGTTTGAAAGCACTTTGTTCCAAGTATCCGGTTGAGCAGGGGATTGTGGCTACTGTCATAGATTTAAGCGAACGGATACTAGCCGATTTGGCAGCTTTGCCGTTCCCATTGTTGTGGCTCAATCATCAGACTCCGCTTCCGGTTGTCAATCTGTACGAAACTCCTGAAACATTGGGGTACGATCGTATGGCTGCCGCAGTTGGTGCTAATGAGCAATTCCCTCATCGGGATGTGTTGGTTATTGATGCCGGAACTTGCATCACTTATGAATTTATCGACTCAAAAGGTCAGTATCATGGTGGTAATATTTCTCCCGGTATGCAGATGCGTTTTAAAGCACTTCATCAGTTTACGGGGCGTTTGCCTCTGGTGGACACCAATGGGCGCAAACTCCCGATGGGACGGGACACCGAAACGGCTATACGTGCCGGAGTGATGAAAGGGATGGAATACGAAATTTCAGGTTATATTGAGTCTATGAAGCATAAATATCCTGAACTTTTGGTTTTTTTAACGGGCGGAGATGAATTTTCTTTTGATAGCAGCGTAAAAAGTATCATCTTTGCAGATAGATTTTTAGTGTTGAAAGGATTAAATAGAATTTTAAACTATAATAATGGTAGGATTTAA
- a CDS encoding peptidylprolyl isomerase has protein sequence MATLQNIRSKGPLLVIVIGLALFAFIAGDAWKVMQPHQAHDVGEVNGDALSAQEYQNLVEEYTEVVKLMRGVTALNDEQTNQVRDEVWRSYVNNKLIEKEAKALGLTVSAAEIQDILKAGVHPLLRQTPFQNPQTGNFDKDMLNKFLVEYAKMSESQMPAQYAEQYNNMYKYWSFIQKTLIESRLAEKYQALVSKALLSNPVEAQDAFDARVNQYNVLMAGIPYSSVVDSTIVVKESELKDLYNKKKEQFKQYQETRDIKYIDVQVTASAEDRAAIQKEVDEATEQLATTTEDYTSFIRSTGSEAPYVDLFYNKTAFPSDVVARLDSASVGTIYGPYYNGADNTINSFKIVAKAAAADSVEFRQIQVYAEDAVKTKTLADSIYNAIKGGANFADLAKKYGQTGDANWLTSAQYEGAQIDGDNLKFISAINNTGVNELVNLPMGQANVILQVTNKKSVKDKYKVAVIKREVEFSKETYNRAYNDFSQFIAANPSVEKMVANAEEAGYRLLDRMDLSSSEHNIGGVRGTKEALRWTFDKAKPGDVSGLYECGESDHMMVVGLVGIKPEGYRPLKAVQDQLRAEIVKDKKAEKIMADMKAANATSFNQYKEMTNAVSDSLKMVTFAAPAYVSALRSSEPLVGAYASAAEVNQLSAPIKGNAGVFVLQVYGKDKLNETFDAKAEEATLTNMHARFASRLMNDLYLKANVKDTRFLFF, from the coding sequence ATGGCAACGTTACAAAACATTAGGTCGAAAGGACCTCTATTGGTGATTGTTATCGGCTTGGCGCTGTTTGCTTTCATTGCGGGTGACGCATGGAAGGTGATGCAGCCGCATCAGGCACATGACGTAGGTGAGGTGAACGGAGACGCTCTTTCCGCTCAAGAGTATCAGAATTTGGTAGAAGAATATACCGAAGTGGTGAAACTCATGCGTGGGGTGACCGCCTTGAATGACGAACAAACCAATCAGGTGCGCGATGAAGTATGGCGTTCCTACGTAAACAATAAACTGATCGAAAAAGAAGCAAAAGCACTGGGACTGACTGTTTCTGCTGCTGAAATCCAGGACATCCTGAAAGCAGGCGTTCATCCTTTGTTGAGACAAACTCCTTTCCAGAATCCGCAAACAGGAAACTTCGACAAGGATATGTTGAACAAGTTCCTCGTGGAATATGCCAAGATGAGCGAATCACAAATGCCGGCACAGTATGCTGAACAATACAATAACATGTATAAATACTGGTCTTTCATTCAGAAAACTCTGATCGAGAGCCGTCTGGCAGAAAAGTATCAGGCATTGGTGTCTAAAGCTCTTCTTTCCAATCCGGTGGAAGCACAGGACGCTTTCGATGCAAGAGTGAACCAGTACAACGTGTTGATGGCTGGTATTCCTTACTCTTCTGTAGTGGACTCTACAATCGTAGTGAAAGAATCGGAACTGAAAGACTTGTATAACAAGAAGAAAGAACAATTCAAACAATATCAGGAAACTCGTGACATCAAGTACATCGATGTACAAGTGACTGCAAGTGCTGAAGACAGAGCTGCTATCCAGAAAGAAGTGGACGAAGCTACTGAACAGTTGGCTACTACTACGGAAGATTATACTTCTTTCATCCGTTCGACTGGCTCGGAAGCTCCTTATGTAGACTTGTTCTATAACAAAACAGCTTTCCCGTCAGATGTAGTTGCCCGTTTGGACTCTGCTTCGGTAGGTACTATTTATGGTCCTTACTATAACGGTGCCGACAATACAATCAACTCTTTTAAAATTGTAGCTAAAGCTGCTGCTGCCGATTCTGTCGAATTCCGTCAGATTCAGGTATACGCAGAAGATGCTGTGAAGACAAAGACATTGGCTGATAGTATCTACAACGCGATCAAAGGTGGCGCTAACTTTGCTGATCTGGCAAAGAAATATGGTCAGACTGGTGATGCAAACTGGCTAACTTCTGCACAGTACGAAGGTGCACAGATAGACGGCGATAACCTGAAATTCATCTCTGCTATCAACAATACAGGTGTGAACGAATTGGTAAACTTGCCGATGGGACAAGCAAACGTAATTCTTCAGGTAACGAACAAGAAATCTGTAAAAGACAAATATAAAGTAGCTGTTATCAAACGTGAAGTAGAGTTCAGCAAAGAAACTTACAACCGCGCTTATAATGATTTCAGCCAGTTTATCGCAGCTAATCCGAGTGTAGAAAAGATGGTAGCTAACGCTGAAGAAGCCGGTTACAGATTGCTCGACAGAATGGATTTGAGCAGCTCTGAACACAATATCGGTGGTGTAAGAGGTACAAAAGAAGCGTTGAGATGGACATTTGATAAAGCAAAACCGGGTGATGTTTCCGGCTTGTACGAATGTGGCGAAAGCGATCACATGATGGTAGTAGGTCTGGTAGGCATTAAGCCGGAAGGATATCGTCCGTTGAAAGCAGTACAGGATCAGTTGAGAGCTGAAATCGTAAAAGATAAGAAAGCTGAAAAGATTATGGCTGACATGAAAGCTGCCAATGCAACTTCATTCAACCAGTACAAAGAGATGACTAATGCAGTTAGCGACTCTTTGAAGATGGTTACTTTTGCAGCTCCTGCATACGTATCAGCATTGCGCAGCAGCGAACCGCTGGTAGGTGCTTATGCTTCTGCAGCTGAAGTAAATCAGTTGAGCGCTCCTATCAAAGGTAATGCCGGAGTATTTGTATTGCAGGTATACGGCAAGGACAAACTGAACGAAACATTCGACGCAAAAGCAGAAGAAGCTACGCTGACTAACATGCACGCACGTTTTGCCAGCCGTCTGATGAATGATTTGTATCTGAAAGCAAACGTAAAAGATACACGCTTCTTGTTCTTCTAA